One genomic segment of Belonocnema kinseyi isolate 2016_QV_RU_SX_M_011 chromosome 2, B_treatae_v1, whole genome shotgun sequence includes these proteins:
- the LOC117167105 gene encoding gamma-glutamylcyclotransferase-like isoform X1 has protein sequence MACVTENSFQLKTIKCLQTSNFNMSNTFLYFSYGSNLFSKRIHINNPTAIKKTTAQLKNYRLDFNTFSKNWKGASATIVPTEGFNVWGVVWEIDNSNLPCLDKQEGVADNIYFPLKVSVKTPEGQILDCRSYQQCNNPEKHINLKLLPEERQPSPQYLNVILKGARENHLPTDYIQFLESISHNGYNGEIDQSLAPHGV, from the exons tTCCAGTTGAAGACTATAAAGTGTCTACAAACTTCAAACTTCAACATGTCAAACACATTCTTATATTTTTCGTATGGCagtaatttgttttcgaaaaggATTCATATAAACAATCCAACGGCAATCAAGAAAACTACTGCTCAACTAAAG aattacagACTTGATTTTAACACCTTCTCGAAAAATTGGAAAGGCGCAAGTGCAACTATAGTTCCCACAGAAGGTTTCAATGTTTGGGGTGTCGTTTGGGAAATAGATAACAGCAATCTACCTTGTTTGGATAAACAAGAAGGTGTTGCAGATAATATCTATTTTCCTCTGAAAGTTAGTGTCAAAACTCCCGAGGGTCAAATTTTGGATTGTCGATCATACCAACAGTGCAATAATCCTGAGAAAcatattaatctaaaattattgccTGAAGAAAGACAGCCGTCTCCACAATATCT AAACGTAATTCTGAAAGGGGCACGCGAAAACCATTTGCCCACAGATTATATTCAGTTTCTGGAGAGTATATCTCATAATGGATATAACGGAGAAATTGATCAAAG CCTCGCTCCGCATGGAGTTTGA
- the LOC117167105 gene encoding gamma-glutamylcyclotransferase-like isoform X2, whose translation MSNTFLYFSYGSNLFSKRIHINNPTAIKKTTAQLKNYRLDFNTFSKNWKGASATIVPTEGFNVWGVVWEIDNSNLPCLDKQEGVADNIYFPLKVSVKTPEGQILDCRSYQQCNNPEKHINLKLLPEERQPSPQYLNVILKGARENHLPTDYIQFLESISHNGYNGEIDQSLAPHGV comes from the exons ATGTCAAACACATTCTTATATTTTTCGTATGGCagtaatttgttttcgaaaaggATTCATATAAACAATCCAACGGCAATCAAGAAAACTACTGCTCAACTAAAG aattacagACTTGATTTTAACACCTTCTCGAAAAATTGGAAAGGCGCAAGTGCAACTATAGTTCCCACAGAAGGTTTCAATGTTTGGGGTGTCGTTTGGGAAATAGATAACAGCAATCTACCTTGTTTGGATAAACAAGAAGGTGTTGCAGATAATATCTATTTTCCTCTGAAAGTTAGTGTCAAAACTCCCGAGGGTCAAATTTTGGATTGTCGATCATACCAACAGTGCAATAATCCTGAGAAAcatattaatctaaaattattgccTGAAGAAAGACAGCCGTCTCCACAATATCT AAACGTAATTCTGAAAGGGGCACGCGAAAACCATTTGCCCACAGATTATATTCAGTTTCTGGAGAGTATATCTCATAATGGATATAACGGAGAAATTGATCAAAG CCTCGCTCCGCATGGAGTTTGA
- the LOC117167107 gene encoding uncharacterized protein LOC117167107 codes for MVKNTDLKFLGVPRQELECMSDDHALEFATKNPKVGSFLKGWKVVDVKLHAERGCDGYMRIITQKIIRKFDKTVRYHPINHMFVIEYPCNYFSTLTCLQS; via the exons atg GTGAAGAACACTGATCTCAAGTTCTTGGGAGTTCCTCGACAAGAATTGGAATGCATGTCAGATGATCATGCCCTCGAATTTGCGACGAAGAATCCAAAAGTTGGAAGTTTCTTGAAAGGCTGGAAGGTTGTTGATGTCAAACTCCATGCGGAGCGAGGCTGTGATGGATATATGCGtattattacacaaaaaataatcagaaaatttgacaagacAGTGCGGTATCATCCAATTAATCACATGTTTGTTATTGAGTATCCATGTAACTATTTTTCAACCTTAACTTGTCTTCAAAGTTAA